One genomic segment of Drosophila melanogaster chromosome 3R includes these proteins:
- the Pebp1 gene encoding Phosphatidylethanolamine-binding protein 1, producing MDTAGIIPDIIDVKPASKATITYPSGVQVELGKELTPTQVKDQPTVVFDAEPNSLYTILLVDPDAPSREDPKFRELLHWLVINIPGNKVSEGQTIAEYIGAGPREGTGLHRYVFLVFKQNDKITTEKFVSKTSRTGRINVKARDYIQKYSFGGPVAGNFFQAQYDDYVKTLIETVQ from the coding sequence ATGGACACCGCCGGCATTATTCCCGACATCATCGACGTCAAGCCCGCCTCCAAGGCCACCATCACCTATCCTTCCGGCGTTCAGGTTGAGCTGGGCAAGGAGCTGACTCCCACTCAGGTGAAGGACCAGCCCACTGTCGTCTTCGATGCCGAGCCCAACTCCCTGTACACCATCCTGTTGGTGGACCCCGACGCACCCAGCCGCGAGGACCCCAAGTTCCGTGAGCTGCTCCACTGGCTGGTGATCAACATTCCCGGCAACAAGGTGTCCGAGGGCCAGACCATCGCCGAGTACATCGGTGCTGGACCCCGCGAGGGAACCGGCCTGCACCGCTACGTCTTCCTGGTGTTCAAGCAGAACGACAAGATCACCACCGAGAAGTTCGTGTCCAAGACCAGCCGCACTGGCCGCATCAACGTCAAGGCCCGCGACTACATCCAGAAGTACAGCTTCGGCGGTCCCGTGGCCGGCAACTTCTTCCAGGCCCAATACGATGACTACGTGAAGACCCTCATCGAGACGGTCCAGTAA
- the Rpn7 gene encoding regulatory particle non-ATPase 7, with translation MPAENLEEQGLEKNPNLELAQTKFLLTLAEYKQDAALKAKLLEAIRTENMAPWYEHICSELGWTVDKDLLARMKENNRVEVEQLDAAIEDAEKNLGEMEVREANLKKSEYLCRIGDKAAAETAFRKTYEKTVSLGHRLDIVFHLIRLGLFYLDHDLITRNIDKAKYLIEEGGDWDRRNRLKVYQGVYSVAVRDFKAAATFFLDTVSTFTSYELMDYPTFVRYTVYVAMIALPRNELRDKVIKGSEIQEVLHGLPDVKQFLFSLYNCQYENFYVHLAGVEKQLRLDYLIHPHYRYYVREMRILGYTQLLESYRSLTLQYMAESFGVTVEYIDQELARFIAAGRLHAKVDRVGGIVETNRPDNKNWQYQATIKQGDLLLNRIQKLSRVINI, from the coding sequence ATGCCTGCCGAAAACTTGGAGGAGCAGGGTCTGGAGAAGAACCCGAACCTGGAGCTGGCCCAGACGAAGTTCCTGCTTACCCTGGCGGAATACAAGCAGGATGCGGCATTGAAGGCGAAGCTTCTGGAGGCGATTCGCACGGAGAATATGGCCCCGTGGTACGAGCACATCTGCTCGGAACTCGGCTGGACCGTAGACAAGGATCTGCTGGCGCGAATGAAGGAGAACAACCGCGTAGAGGTGGAGCAGCTAGATGCGGCAATCGAGGATGCGGAGAAGAATCTGGGCGAGATGGAAGTGCGCGAGGCGAATCTTAAGAAGTCAGAGTACTTGTGCCGCATCGGCGACAAGGCTGCCGCAGAGACTGCCTTCCGCAAGACCTACGAGAAGACCGTTTCCCTGGGTCACCGCCTGGACATCGTGTTCCATCTGATCCGCTTGGGACTGTTTTACCTTGACCACGATCTCATCACTCGCAACATCGACAAGGCCAAGTATCTGATCGAGGAAGGCGGCGATTGGGACCGACGCAACCGGTTGAAGGTCTACCAGGGTGTTTACTCGGTGGCGGTGCGTGACTTCAAGGCGGCGGCCACGTTCTTCCTGGACACCGTAAGCACCTTCACCTCATACGAACTGATGGACTACCCCACCTTCGTGCGTTACACCGTTTACGTGGCCATGATTGCCCTGCCGCGCAATGAGCTGCGCGACAAAGTGATCAAGGGCTCCGAAATCCAGGAGGTGCTCCATGGCCTGCCCGACGTGAAACAGTTCCTGTTTTCCTTGTACAACTGCCAATATGAGAACTTCTACGTACACCTGGCCGGCGTAGAGAAGCAATTGCGCTTGGACTACCTCATTCATCCCCACTACCGCTACTACGTGCGCGAGATGCGCATTCTGGGCTACACCCAGTTGCTGGAGTCGTATCGCTCCCTCACCCTGCAGTATATGGCCGAGTCGTTCGGCGTAACAGTGGAATACATTGACCAGGAGCTGGCACGCTTCATCGCCGCCGGACGGCTGCATGCCAAGGTGGATCGCGTTGGCGGCATTGTGGAGACCAATCGGCCTGACAACAAGAACTGGCAGTACCAGGCGACCATCAAGCAGGGCGATCTGCTGCTCAACCGCATCCAGAAGTTGAGCCGCGTGATAAACATCTAA
- the CG7054 gene encoding uncharacterized protein encodes MDDIVPDVLDAVPAGTIKVIYGDDLEVKQGNELTPTQVKDQPIVSWSGLEGKSNLLTLLMVDPDAPTRQDPKYREILHWSVVNIPGSNENPSGGHSLADYVGSGPPKDTGLHRYIFLLYRQENKIEETPTISNTTRTGRLNFNARDFAAKHGLGEPIAANYYQAQYDDYVPIRNKTIVG; translated from the exons ATGGATGACATAGTACCCGATGTGCTGGATGCGGTTCCCGCTGGCACCATTAAGGTCATCTATGGCGATGACTTGGAGGTCAAGCAGGGCAACGAGCTAACCCCCACCCAGGTGAAGGACCAACCGATTGTCAGCTGGTCTGGGCTGGAGGGAAAGTCCAACCTATTGACCCTGCTCATGGTGGATCCCGATGCACCGACTCGTCAAGATCCCAAGTACCGTGAGATTCTGCACTGGTCTGTGGTCAACATTCCCGGCAGCAATGAGAATCCTTCTGGTGGCCACTCCCTAGCGGACTACGTTGGATCTGGACCGCCCAAGGACACTGGCCTGCATCGGTATATTTTCCTCCTCTATCGCCAGGAGAACAAGATCGAGGAGACGCCCACTATATCCAATAC TACTCGCACAGGCCGTTTGAACTTCAACGCCCGGGACTTTGCCGCCAAACATGGATTGGGCGAGCCCATTGCCGCCAATTATTACCAGGCCCAGTATGATGACTATGTGCCAATTCGGAATAAAACGATCGTAGGCTAG
- the CG5377 gene encoding uncharacterized protein has protein sequence MLGNLCRLVGARSPITRRLLHTERKVRVNGSDLNIVESGSGERSLLLMPGALGSSWTDFRPQIEQLPKLLPGHTIIAWDPPGYGKSVPPQRKFGLEFFREDAQAAVDLMRALDRPRFSILGWSDGGITALIVAGRHAEAVDRLAIWGAGAYLNADEVKALKNIRDVAKWSPRMREPMEKVYGVERFPQLWAEWVDAACAFYDQRDGDFCRTEVEKIKIPTFILHGKKDPMIAAEHIPWLRERLPHAEYYEFPEGKHNIHLRYAEEFNKLVADFFNKNN, from the coding sequence ATGCTGGGCAATCTGTGCCGGCTTGTGGGTGCCCGTTCCCCGATCACCAGGCGCTTGCTGCACACGGAGCGGAAAGTTCGTGTGAATGGCTCAGATTTGAACATTGTGGAGAGCGGCAGTGGGGAGCGGAGTCTACTCCTGATGCCGGGAGCACTGGGTTCCTCGTGGACCGACTTTAGGCCCCAGATCGAGCAGCTGCCGAAACTGCTGCCGGGTCACACCATCATCGCCTGGGATCCGCCGGGTTATGGCAAATCAGTGCCGCCGCAGCGCAAGTTCGGCCTTGAATTCTTTCGGGAGGATGCCCAGGCAGCCGTGGATTTGATGCGTGCCCTGGACAGACCACGCTTCTCCATTTTGGGCTGGAGCGATGGGGGCATCACGGCGCTCATAGTCGCAGGTCGCCATGCGGAAGCTGTGGATCGCCTAGCAATCTGGGGAGCAGGTGCCTACTTGAACGCTGACGAAGTCAAGGCTCTTAAGAACATTCGGGATGTGGCCAAGTGGTCGCCGCGCATGCGTGAGCCCATGGAAAAGGTTTACGGCGTCGAAAGATTCCCCCAATTGTGGGCCGAATGGGTGGACGCCGCATGCGCCTTCTATGACCAACGGGATGGAGACTTCTGTCGCACCGAAGTTGAGAAAATAAAGATACCTACTTTTATACTCCACGGAAAGAAGGATCCCATGATAGCAGCGGAGCACATTCCTTGGCTGAGGGAGCGTTTGCCTCATGCGGAATATTATGAGTTCCCCGAGGGGAAGCATAATATCCATTTACGTTATGCGGAGGAGTTTAACAAACTGGTGGCCGATTTctttaacaaaaataactAG
- the AP-2mu gene encoding adaptor protein complex 2, mu subunit, isoform B, protein MIGGLFVYNHKGEVLISRVYRDDIGRNAVDAFRVNVIHARQQVRSPVTNIARTSFFHIKRANIWLAAVTKQNVNAAMVFEFLLKIIEVMQSYFGKISEENIKNNFVLIYELLDEILDFGYPQNTDSGTLKTFITQQGIKSATKEEQMQITSQVTGQIGWRREGIKYRRNELFLDVLEYVNLLMSPQGQVLSAHVAGKVVMKSYLSGMPECKFGINDKIVMESKGRGLSGNSEAETSRSGKPVVVIDDCQFHQCVKLSKFETEHSISFIPPDGEFELMRYRTTKDISLPFRVIPLVREVGRTKMEVKVVLKSNFKPSLLGQKIEVKIPTPLNTSGVQLICLKGKAKYKASENAIVWKIKRMAGMKETQLSAEIELLETDTKKKWTRPPISMNFEVPFAPSGFKVRYLKVFEPKLNYSDHDVVKWVRYIGRSGLYETRC, encoded by the exons ATGATTGGCGGCCTGTTCGTCTACAACCACAAGGGCGAGGTGCTGATCTCGCGAGTTTACCGCGACGACATCGGTCGGAATGCCGTGGACGCCTTTCGGGTCAACGTCATCCACGCCCGCCAGCAGGTCCGCTCGCCAGTGACCAATATTGCGAGGACCAGCTTCTTCCACATCAAG AGAGCAAACATTTGGCTGGCGGCTGTGACCAAGCAGAATGTGAACGCCGCGATGGTGTTTGAGTTCCTTTTGAAGATCATCGAGGTGATGCAATCCTACTTCGGCAAGATCTCGGAGGAGAACATCAAGAATAACTTCGTGCTCATCTACGAGCTGCTGGATGAGATCCTCGACTTTGGCTACCCGCAGAACACGGACTCCGGCACCCTGAAGACCTTCATCACACAGCAGGGCATCAAGTCGGCCACCAAGGAGGAGCAGATGCAGATAACCTCGCAGGTTACCGGCCAGATTGGCTGGCGTCGCGAGGGCATCAAGTACCGGCGCAACGAGCTTTTCCTGGACGTATTGGAGTACGTGAACCTGCTGATGAGCCCGCAGGGTCAGGTTTTGTCTGCCCACGTGGCCGGCAAGGTGGTAATGAAGTCGTATTTGTCGG GCATGCCCGAGTGCAAGTTCGGGATTAACGACAAGATCGTGATGGAGTCTAAGGGACGCGGTCTCTCCGGAAATTCAGAGGCGGAAACCTCACGCTCCGGCAAGCCCGTCGTGGTCATCGATGACTGCCAGTTCCATCAGTGCGTCAAGCTAAGCAAATTCGAGACGGAGCATTCGATCAGCTTCATCCCGCCGGACGGGGAGTTCGAGCTGATGCGTTACCGTACCACCAAAGACATTTCGCTGCCATTCCGAGTCATCCCGCTGGTGCGGGAGGTGGGCCGCACCAAGATGGAGGTTAAGGTTGTGCTGAAGTCCAACTTTAAGCCCTCACTGCTGGGCCAAAAGATCGAGGTGAAGATACCAACCCCGCTCAATACATCGGGCGTGCAGCTCATCTGCCTAAAGGGCAAAGCCAAATATAAGGCTTCGGAGAACGCGATCGTGTGGAAGATTAAGCGCATGGCGGGCATGAAGGAGACACAGCTGTCCGCGGAAATCGAACTTTTGGAGACGGACACCAAGAAGAAGTGGACTCGGCCGCCCATCTCCATGAACTTTGAGGTGCCATTCGCGCCGTCCGGCTTCAAGGTACGCTACCTGAAGGTGTTCGAGCCCAAGCTCAACTACTCCGACCACGATGTGGTCAAATGGGTGCGCTACATCGGACGCAGTGGCTTGTATGAGACGCGCTGCTAG